TCTTGTGGAGGTCACTTCCGTGAGGAATACCAAACAGAAGAAGGAGAAGCACTTCGTGACGACGAAAACTTTGCATACGTTGCCGCTTGGGAATATAAAGGAAAACCAAGTGATGCCGTATTACACAAAGAACCTCTGAATTACGAAAACATTAAATTAGTTCAAAGAAGTTATAAATAAAAAGAAGTTAAGAGTTAAGGGTTATGAGTTTGAAGTCGTTCGAAGATTTAGAGTGCTGGAAAGCAGCGCGAGAATTAAGAATCTTTGTTTCTCAAAATATTCTTTCGAAATTTCCAATTGACGAAAAATATGCCTTAACAAGTCAGCTTAAACGATCTTCTAGATCTGTTAGTGATAATATTGCCGAAGGGTTTGGCAGATATCATTATCAAGAAAATATTCAATTCTGCAGA
This is a stretch of genomic DNA from Flavobacterium endoglycinae. It encodes these proteins:
- a CDS encoding four helix bundle protein, which encodes MSLKSFEDLECWKAARELRIFVSQNILSKFPIDEKYALTSQLKRSSRSVSDNIAEGFGRYHYQENIQFCRIARGSLTEALNQVITALDENYIEEDLLRKFRERFERTKAILNGYINYLARTKME